One window of Bacillus alkalicellulosilyticus genomic DNA carries:
- the ylbD gene encoding spore coat protein YlbD, whose translation MGKKRSLHPSVQAFKKFVKEHPTLVKEVKEGRKNWQDIYEEWTILGENHESWATYKYVKNQTEAGNETVEDESTDTTKAQSDENTESAEKSNNSPNVLDLLKKINVNDLQGHLTQFSGILSNIQGLMQTFQGGGGQGSNQQQTQQSDSGNQDNPFSFKQH comes from the coding sequence ATGGGAAAAAAACGCTCATTGCATCCTTCTGTTCAAGCATTCAAGAAGTTTGTGAAAGAGCATCCAACTCTTGTGAAAGAAGTAAAAGAAGGACGGAAGAACTGGCAAGATATCTATGAGGAATGGACGATTTTAGGTGAGAATCATGAAAGCTGGGCTACCTATAAATATGTTAAAAATCAAACAGAAGCGGGTAATGAAACAGTGGAGGATGAGTCGACAGATACAACTAAAGCTCAATCAGATGAAAATACTGAATCAGCTGAAAAAAGCAATAATAGTCCAAATGTTTTAGATTTATTAAAGAAAATCAATGTAAATGATCTGCAAGGTCATCTCACTCAATTTAGTGGTATCTTATCTAATATTCAAGGGCTCATGCAAACCTTTCAAGGTGGCGGAGGTCAAGGATCGAACCAACAACAAACGCAACAATCCGACTCTGGAAATCAAGACAACCCGTTCTCTTTTAAGCAACATTAA
- a CDS encoding PaaI family thioesterase encodes MNTKVEQLFQTFVENANKEDFETLETILNGLVQKQQGNYHTYLAAITNSNATPLENGSFQMTAPIQPLIENPLRIVHGGMTALLLDSTMGSMLAYKLPKDQAAVTVEMKVNYIKPGTGKELICISSVVHIGKQLCMAEGKVYNDKGTLIATGTGTFFIISRK; translated from the coding sequence ATGAATACAAAGGTAGAACAACTTTTTCAAACGTTTGTAGAAAACGCAAATAAAGAAGATTTTGAGACACTTGAAACAATCTTAAATGGTTTGGTTCAAAAACAACAGGGGAACTATCATACATATTTAGCCGCTATAACTAATTCGAATGCAACACCACTTGAAAATGGAAGTTTTCAAATGACTGCACCAATTCAACCGTTAATTGAAAATCCGCTACGAATCGTCCATGGTGGAATGACGGCTTTACTTCTTGATAGTACAATGGGGAGCATGTTAGCTTATAAGCTACCAAAAGACCAAGCGGCTGTTACTGTTGAAATGAAAGTCAACTATATTAAACCTGGAACGGGTAAAGAACTAATCTGTATTTCATCTGTTGTTCATATTGGAAAACAATTATGTATGGCAGAGGGAAAAGTATACAATGATAAAGGAACATTAATAGCAACAGGGACTGGAACTTTTTTTATCATTTCACGAAAGTAA
- a CDS encoding YlbE-like family protein, translated as MRQDVFMYVVNKPELRNFIRQHPHWYRRLGREPYSIKELEKQANHFYGKTFPQRVEKLQGNLNLAMMMLQMLQMNSSNPQGPPPQ; from the coding sequence GTGCGACAAGATGTTTTTATGTATGTTGTTAATAAGCCCGAGCTTAGAAATTTTATCCGTCAGCACCCTCACTGGTACAGACGGTTAGGCCGGGAGCCATACTCAATAAAAGAATTAGAGAAGCAAGCCAACCATTTCTATGGAAAAACTTTTCCTCAAAGGGTAGAAAAGCTACAAGGAAATCTTAATCTAGCGATGATGATGCTCCAAATGTTACAGATGAACTCATCCAATCCCCAAGGTCCACCACCTCAGTAA